Proteins from a genomic interval of Mesobacillus sp. S13:
- the hslO gene encoding Hsp33 family molecular chaperone HslO: MSDYLVKALAFDGQVRAYAAKTTETVGEAQRRHYTWPVASAALGRTMTAGLMMGAMLKGDDKLTIKIEGGGPLGLILVDSNAKGQVRGYVSNPHVHFDLNEHGKLDVRQGVGTDGTLTVVKDLGLRDYFTGQVPIVSGELGEDFTYYFATSEQVNSSVGVGVLVNPDNSIKAAGGFIIQLMPGTTEETITAIEQRLQSIPPVSKLIEKGLSPEELLEELLGKENVKFLDTMPVNFECNCSKDRFSNALVSLGAEEIRDMIETEGQAEAHCHFCNEKYMFTKEELEEIEREAK, translated from the coding sequence CTTGCTTTTGACGGACAGGTCAGGGCATATGCAGCAAAAACAACCGAAACCGTTGGAGAGGCACAGCGCCGCCATTATACATGGCCTGTAGCATCTGCCGCACTTGGCCGGACCATGACAGCTGGCTTAATGATGGGTGCGATGCTCAAGGGCGATGATAAATTGACGATTAAAATTGAAGGCGGTGGACCGCTAGGACTTATTCTTGTGGACAGCAATGCCAAGGGACAGGTAAGGGGCTATGTATCAAATCCCCATGTCCACTTCGACTTGAACGAGCATGGCAAGCTTGATGTAAGACAAGGCGTCGGTACAGACGGAACGCTTACAGTCGTGAAGGATTTGGGGCTGCGCGACTATTTTACAGGACAGGTGCCGATTGTATCAGGTGAGCTTGGTGAAGACTTCACTTATTATTTCGCAACATCTGAACAGGTCAATTCTTCAGTTGGTGTAGGTGTACTGGTTAACCCTGATAACTCCATCAAGGCTGCGGGAGGATTCATCATCCAGTTGATGCCTGGGACAACAGAAGAAACGATTACGGCGATTGAACAACGATTGCAATCGATTCCGCCAGTATCAAAGTTGATTGAAAAAGGGTTATCTCCGGAAGAGTTGCTGGAAGAGTTGCTTGGTAAAGAGAATGTGAAATTCCTTGATACAATGCCAGTGAATTTTGAATGCAACTGCTCGAAGGATCGATTCAGCAATGCCTTGGTGAGCCTTGGTGCAGAGGAGATTCGCGATATGATCGAGACAGAGGGTCAGGCAGAAGCACACTGCCATTTCTGCAATGAGAAATATATGTTCACTAAAGAAGAACTGGAAGAGATAGAGAGAGAAGCAAAATAA
- a CDS encoding peptidyl-prolyl cis-trans isomerase yields the protein MEKKQLWYIIAGLAILNAITLVMLLAKPAILEGNKESVAKIGKESISRQEWLTELEERYGQETLRDLIDQEVVKQMADQYDIKLSDQAVERELTIYKALYSTAGNEPKTEDKWKEQIKYSLLLEEILTKDVKVSEEDMKSFYEQNNSLFDIPASYHLSQIVVETKEEADSAVKELKNGSSFAALAMERSLDEFSANAGGDIGFVTEEDELVSPEVIDAAKTLKSGEWTGPVKVENGYAIVYLHEKLEGKKYAYKEVENQIRRQIALEQMDIPVSARAFWNDADVSWFYGDNGKK from the coding sequence GTGGAAAAGAAGCAGCTTTGGTATATTATTGCCGGGTTAGCCATATTGAACGCAATAACTCTTGTGATGCTGCTAGCCAAGCCTGCGATCCTTGAAGGGAACAAGGAATCCGTTGCGAAGATTGGCAAGGAGTCAATCTCCCGCCAGGAATGGCTCACTGAGCTTGAAGAACGATACGGCCAAGAAACATTAAGGGACTTGATTGACCAGGAAGTGGTCAAACAGATGGCTGATCAATATGATATCAAGCTGTCCGATCAAGCCGTCGAACGAGAATTGACTATTTATAAGGCCTTGTATTCCACAGCAGGCAACGAGCCGAAAACAGAGGATAAATGGAAGGAGCAGATTAAGTACAGTCTGCTGCTCGAAGAAATTTTAACAAAGGATGTTAAAGTATCGGAAGAGGATATGAAGTCCTTTTACGAACAGAATAATAGTCTTTTTGATATTCCTGCCTCTTATCATCTGTCCCAAATCGTTGTCGAAACGAAAGAAGAAGCAGATTCAGCTGTGAAGGAGCTGAAGAATGGCTCCAGTTTCGCTGCTCTAGCGATGGAGCGGTCGCTCGATGAATTTTCGGCGAATGCAGGTGGAGACATCGGCTTTGTTACGGAAGAAGATGAGCTTGTTTCCCCTGAGGTCATTGATGCAGCCAAAACGCTGAAATCCGGAGAATGGACCGGACCTGTAAAAGTAGAAAATGGCTATGCGATCGTCTATCTTCATGAGAAACTCGAAGGAAAAAAGTATGCCTACAAAGAAGTCGAGAATCAGATTCGCAGGCAAATTGCACTTGAACAAATGGATATCCCTGTTTCAGCTCGGGCATTCTGGAATGATGCAGATGTCAGCTGGTTTTATGGAGACAACGGGAAGAAATAA
- the cysK gene encoding cysteine synthase A → MVRIANSITELIGQTPIVKLNGLGDDQSADVYLKLEYMNPGSSVKDRIALAMIEDAEANGVLKQGDTIIEPTSGNTGIGLAMVAAAKGYKAILVMPETMSMERRNLLRAYGAELVLTPGPEGMGGAIRKASELAKEKGYFMPQQFENGANPSVHERTTGPEIVEQMGDQLDAFISGIGTGGTITGAGKVLREKYKDIKIIAVEPTDSPVLSGGKPGPHKIQGIGAGFVPGVLDTNVYDEIIKVENEQAFEYARRAAKEAGILGGISSGAAIYAALETAKKLGKGKKVLAVIPSNGERYLSTPLYQFEE, encoded by the coding sequence TTGGTACGTATTGCAAATTCAATTACAGAGTTGATCGGCCAGACACCAATTGTGAAGCTGAACGGACTTGGTGATGACCAAAGTGCGGATGTTTATTTAAAGCTTGAATACATGAACCCTGGCAGCAGCGTCAAGGATCGTATCGCATTGGCGATGATCGAGGATGCAGAAGCAAACGGAGTCCTGAAACAAGGCGATACAATCATTGAGCCAACGAGCGGCAATACAGGAATCGGCCTGGCAATGGTGGCAGCAGCCAAAGGATACAAGGCGATCCTCGTCATGCCAGAAACGATGAGCATGGAGCGAAGGAATCTTTTGCGTGCCTATGGTGCCGAACTTGTATTGACTCCTGGACCAGAAGGAATGGGCGGTGCCATCCGCAAAGCGTCGGAACTGGCAAAGGAAAAGGGATACTTCATGCCTCAACAATTCGAGAATGGAGCAAACCCAAGCGTCCACGAAAGAACGACAGGTCCGGAAATCGTCGAGCAGATGGGTGACCAGCTTGATGCGTTCATCTCTGGCATCGGCACAGGCGGAACGATCACAGGAGCAGGAAAAGTACTTCGTGAAAAATATAAGGATATCAAGATTATTGCCGTAGAGCCGACGGACTCCCCAGTATTATCTGGCGGAAAACCAGGACCGCACAAGATCCAGGGAATCGGCGCCGGGTTCGTCCCAGGTGTACTTGATACAAATGTGTATGATGAAATCATAAAGGTTGAGAATGAGCAGGCATTTGAATATGCCCGCCGTGCAGCAAAAGAAGCAGGCATCCTTGGCGGAATCTCATCAGGTGCAGCCATCTATGCAGCACTGGAAACAGCGAAAAAGCTGGGCAAAGGCAAAAAGGTTCTGGCAGTCATTCCTAGTAACGGTGAACGATACCTGAGCACCCCGCTTTACCAATTTGAAGAATAG
- the pabB gene encoding aminodeoxychorismate synthase, component I: MPDYSIQSKTIPYTASRFFHQYDHIAQQYKEHVILESGRGGRYSISAFNPWIVFSGKNNQLTITQDGSSNILEGNPLELMKNQMEKYQVPEVEGLPDFQGGAIGYLSYDYARYIEKLPALAKDDSGIPEVYFQLFKEWFVFDHQTEKLWLMALTEKGQEKQSEDKLAGWLMQWEADVPAVEAEHKPATDELQVSMDEAEFMEAVKKVQQYIAQGDVFQVNLSVRQSKPIETEALEVYRQLRKLNPSPYMGYLHTEDFQLVSGSPELLAKVKGSEVSTRPIAGTRSRGRTDEEDLQLANELINNEKERAEHVMLVDLERNDLGRVCKYGSVEVNEFMVIEKYSHVMHIVSNVRGELAEGETWFDVVNATFPGGTITGAPKVRTMEIIEELEPVRRGPYTGSLGWFGFNGNMELNIIIRTMLIKDGMAHVQAGAGVVIDSIPANEYKESLKKAIALWKAKELAEGKA; encoded by the coding sequence TTGCCGGACTATAGCATTCAATCAAAGACAATTCCATATACAGCTTCACGTTTTTTTCATCAATATGATCATATAGCACAACAATATAAAGAGCATGTCATCCTCGAAAGCGGGAGAGGCGGGCGTTACAGTATCTCCGCTTTTAATCCCTGGATTGTTTTTTCGGGAAAAAATAATCAGCTGACAATCACTCAGGACGGGTCCTCAAATATCCTTGAGGGAAATCCTCTAGAGTTAATGAAGAATCAAATGGAAAAGTATCAGGTGCCTGAAGTGGAAGGCTTGCCTGATTTCCAGGGTGGTGCAATCGGCTACCTGAGCTATGATTATGCTCGCTATATCGAAAAGCTTCCGGCGCTGGCAAAGGATGATTCGGGAATTCCTGAGGTCTACTTCCAGCTATTCAAAGAATGGTTTGTCTTTGACCACCAAACAGAGAAGCTTTGGCTGATGGCCCTGACGGAAAAGGGCCAGGAAAAGCAGTCAGAGGACAAGCTTGCTGGCTGGTTAATGCAGTGGGAGGCTGATGTACCTGCAGTTGAAGCTGAACACAAACCTGCAACCGATGAACTGCAAGTCTCCATGGATGAAGCTGAATTCATGGAAGCAGTAAAGAAGGTACAGCAATACATTGCCCAGGGGGACGTCTTCCAGGTGAATCTGTCTGTCAGGCAGTCCAAACCAATTGAGACAGAAGCGCTTGAGGTATATCGCCAGCTGCGTAAGCTGAATCCATCTCCTTATATGGGGTATCTGCATACGGAAGATTTTCAGCTCGTAAGCGGTTCGCCTGAGCTTTTAGCGAAAGTGAAAGGGTCAGAGGTCAGCACAAGGCCAATTGCCGGCACAAGATCGAGGGGCAGGACAGATGAAGAAGATTTACAGCTTGCCAATGAACTGATCAACAATGAAAAAGAACGTGCCGAGCACGTCATGCTTGTCGACCTTGAAAGGAATGATCTCGGAAGGGTGTGCAAGTACGGTAGTGTCGAAGTCAATGAGTTCATGGTCATTGAGAAGTATTCGCATGTCATGCATATCGTCTCCAATGTCAGAGGGGAGCTGGCAGAGGGGGAAACATGGTTCGATGTTGTCAATGCGACCTTCCCGGGCGGCACGATTACTGGTGCCCCGAAGGTGAGGACGATGGAAATCATCGAAGAACTCGAGCCGGTAAGGCGTGGACCATATACTGGTTCGCTTGGCTGGTTCGGCTTTAATGGAAATATGGAACTGAACATCATCATCCGGACGATGCTCATTAAGGATGGGATGGCTCATGTCCAGGCAGGAGCAGGTGTCGTCATCGACTCCATCCCAGCCAATGAATACAAAGAATCCTTAAAGAAAGCAATTGCTCTTTGGAAGGCGAAAGAGCTTGCGGAGGGTAAAGCATGA
- the pabA gene encoding aminodeoxychorismate/anthranilate synthase component II, whose product MILMIDNYDSFTYNLVQYLGEMGEELKVIRNDQTSIKGITELDPQFLMISPGPCSPNEAGISLEAIKNFSGKTPVFGVCLGHQSIAQVFGGDVVRAERLMHGKTSMVYHDGKTIFEGLENPFPAARYHSLIVKKETLPDCLEVSAWTEEGEIMAIRHKTLPVEGVQFHPESILTTPGKQLLRNFIAHYKTAREVSL is encoded by the coding sequence ATGATTTTGATGATTGATAATTATGATTCATTCACATATAACCTTGTTCAGTATTTAGGCGAAATGGGCGAAGAGCTTAAAGTCATCCGCAATGACCAGACGTCCATTAAGGGAATCACAGAGCTTGACCCGCAGTTCCTGATGATCTCACCGGGACCATGCAGCCCGAATGAAGCGGGCATCAGCCTGGAGGCAATCAAGAATTTTTCAGGAAAGACGCCTGTTTTTGGTGTGTGTCTCGGCCATCAGTCCATCGCCCAGGTATTTGGCGGCGATGTGGTTCGTGCGGAGCGACTCATGCATGGGAAAACGTCCATGGTCTATCATGACGGTAAGACGATTTTCGAAGGGTTGGAGAATCCATTCCCCGCGGCACGCTACCATTCGCTCATTGTAAAAAAAGAAACCCTCCCTGACTGCCTGGAGGTTTCTGCGTGGACAGAAGAAGGCGAAATCATGGCAATCCGCCATAAAACGCTGCCGGTCGAAGGTGTTCAATTCCATCCAGAATCGATTTTAACGACGCCAGGAAAGCAGCTGCTTCGCAATTTCATTGCTCATTACAAGACTGCAAGGGAAGTAAGTTTATAA
- the pabC gene encoding aminodeoxychorismate lyase, whose translation MYVYMNGAFTKKEEVSISPFDHGFLYGLGVFETFRIYNGHPFLLDDHLERLNASLRVMNIEADFTREQSVKILDGLLAKNNLRDAYIRFNVSAGNGEIGLQTDRYLEPNIIVFAKPLPQAGEMSEKKAMLLGLRRNTPEGTERLKSHHYLNNVLAKREAGPAMDTEGVFLTNDGFLAEGIVSNIFWYKEDILFTPAVETGILNGITRRFVIALARKAGIEVREGFYKKEEAEAADEIFLTNSIQEIVPASEFEGRRFPGKSGELANLLFVEYEAYRETLWSRTTLDGGARI comes from the coding sequence ATGTATGTATATATGAATGGAGCATTCACGAAAAAGGAAGAGGTCAGCATCTCTCCTTTTGACCATGGATTCCTCTATGGTTTAGGTGTCTTTGAAACGTTCAGAATCTATAATGGCCATCCTTTTTTGCTGGATGACCACCTGGAGAGGCTGAATGCCAGCCTGCGTGTTATGAACATCGAAGCCGATTTCACCAGGGAACAAAGTGTTAAGATCCTCGATGGGTTATTAGCAAAAAATAACCTTCGGGATGCTTATATTCGTTTCAATGTTTCAGCGGGGAATGGCGAAATCGGTTTGCAGACGGACAGATACCTGGAGCCGAATATAATTGTTTTTGCAAAACCTCTGCCGCAGGCTGGAGAAATGAGTGAGAAAAAAGCCATGCTGCTCGGTTTGAGGAGAAACACACCCGAGGGAACAGAGCGGCTCAAGTCACATCACTATCTCAACAATGTACTAGCCAAGCGTGAGGCAGGCCCTGCAATGGATACAGAAGGAGTTTTCCTGACTAATGACGGCTTTTTGGCTGAAGGAATTGTCTCGAATATTTTTTGGTACAAGGAAGACATTCTTTTTACGCCTGCAGTCGAGACAGGAATTTTAAATGGAATCACCCGCAGGTTCGTCATTGCACTTGCCCGCAAAGCAGGCATCGAGGTTCGTGAAGGCTTTTACAAAAAGGAAGAAGCAGAAGCCGCAGATGAAATATTCCTGACAAACTCGATTCAGGAAATCGTTCCGGCTTCTGAGTTCGAGGGGAGAAGGTTTCCCGGGAAATCAGGAGAGCTGGCGAATCTTCTTTTTGTTGAATATGAAGCTTACCGGGAGACATTATGGAGCAGAACAACATTGGATGGAGGAGCTCGAATATGA
- the folP gene encoding dihydropteroate synthase: MNTVIKAGPYTLDFTDKTLIMGILNVTPDSFSDGGKYNHLENAVTHAKQMIADGANILDIGGESTRPGHERISDEEEISRVVPAIEAISREIRVPISIDTYKSKVAKSAVDAGAAIINDIWGAKEDPEIADVAAETGVPIILMHNRNDRNYSNFIRDVLNDLYESISIAKKAGVSDEQIILDPGIGFAKDLKENLEMMRHLDTLVSLGYPVLLGTSKKSMIGGVLDLPVSERTEGTGATVCYGIQKGCQIVRIHDVKEMSRMAKMMDAMMGKGEYRG; encoded by the coding sequence ATGAATACCGTGATAAAGGCTGGTCCGTATACACTGGACTTTACTGATAAAACATTGATCATGGGAATTTTGAATGTCACACCTGATTCTTTTTCAGACGGCGGAAAATACAACCACCTTGAAAATGCCGTTACGCATGCTAAGCAAATGATTGCAGACGGAGCGAACATCCTGGACATCGGCGGTGAATCGACAAGGCCGGGGCATGAACGGATTTCTGACGAAGAGGAAATCAGCAGGGTTGTGCCAGCGATAGAAGCCATTTCAAGGGAGATACGTGTTCCTATTTCGATTGATACCTATAAATCCAAGGTGGCCAAAAGTGCCGTCGATGCTGGTGCGGCCATTATCAATGATATCTGGGGAGCGAAGGAAGATCCGGAAATCGCTGATGTCGCAGCGGAAACTGGGGTTCCGATCATCTTGATGCACAATCGCAATGACCGCAATTATTCGAACTTCATCCGTGACGTATTGAATGATTTGTATGAAAGTATCTCGATCGCGAAAAAAGCAGGGGTAAGCGACGAGCAAATCATCCTTGACCCGGGGATCGGGTTTGCGAAAGACCTTAAGGAAAACCTAGAGATGATGCGTCACCTTGATACACTTGTATCATTAGGATATCCGGTTCTCCTTGGCACATCGAAAAAGTCTATGATCGGCGGGGTCCTCGATCTTCCGGTATCGGAACGGACAGAGGGTACAGGAGCGACCGTATGTTATGGAATACAGAAAGGCTGCCAGATTGTTAGGATCCATGATGTAAAAGAAATGTCGCGCATGGCAAAAATGATGGACGCGATGATGGGAAAGGGTGAATATCGTGGATAA
- the folB gene encoding dihydroneopterin aldolase, whose product MDKIHVNQMEFYGYHGVFPEETRLGQRFAVDLTVELDLSKAGKSDELEHSINYAELYQVCKDIVEGKPFKLVEAIAEKIASTILESFSLVELCHVKVIKPDPPIPGHYKSVAVEITRSR is encoded by the coding sequence GTGGATAAAATACATGTTAACCAAATGGAGTTTTACGGGTACCATGGTGTTTTTCCTGAAGAAACAAGACTGGGTCAGCGCTTTGCAGTCGATCTGACGGTGGAACTGGACCTTTCGAAAGCGGGAAAAAGTGATGAACTGGAGCATTCCATTAACTATGCGGAGTTGTATCAAGTCTGCAAGGACATTGTGGAAGGGAAACCGTTTAAGCTTGTGGAAGCTATTGCTGAGAAAATCGCCAGCACCATTCTGGAAAGCTTTTCGCTCGTTGAACTCTGCCATGTAAAGGTCATTAAGCCAGACCCGCCGATTCCTGGACACTATAAATCGGTCGCAGTCGAAATCACAAGGAGTAGATGA
- the folK gene encoding 2-amino-4-hydroxy-6-hydroxymethyldihydropteridine diphosphokinase, whose amino-acid sequence MENKAYIALGSNMGDRFGYLTQAIILLESHEKISVVNTSSVYETDPVGYTDQDQFLNMAIQVETSLSSVELLDTCLEIELKLGRKREIKWGPRTLDLDILLFNHENIETEKLTIPHPRMAQRAFVILPLLEMEPNLMLPTMKEPLKDCLRSIPDREGVRIWKQKNGEDVFALIES is encoded by the coding sequence GTGGAAAACAAAGCATATATTGCGCTAGGCTCCAATATGGGTGACCGGTTCGGATATTTGACACAGGCTATCATCCTCCTGGAAAGCCATGAGAAGATTTCAGTGGTAAATACTTCTTCTGTCTATGAGACAGACCCGGTAGGATATACTGACCAGGATCAGTTTTTGAATATGGCCATTCAGGTAGAGACAAGCCTTTCCTCTGTTGAACTGCTAGATACATGCCTGGAGATTGAGTTGAAACTTGGGAGAAAAAGGGAAATAAAATGGGGTCCCAGAACTTTGGACCTTGACATTTTGCTGTTCAATCACGAGAATATTGAAACAGAGAAGCTTACAATTCCGCACCCTCGGATGGCACAACGTGCATTTGTAATCCTTCCATTGCTAGAAATGGAACCGAATCTCATGCTCCCGACCATGAAGGAGCCGCTGAAAGATTGTTTACGAAGTATACCGGATAGAGAAGGAGTACGAATATGGAAGCAGAAAAATGGGGAAGACGTATTCGCGCTTATCGAAAGCTGA
- a CDS encoding helix-turn-helix domain-containing protein, which translates to MEAEKWGRRIRAYRKLKGFTQERFAKELGVSVSILGEIERGNRMPDERMIVNIAEFLGVEIDELTPQ; encoded by the coding sequence ATGGAAGCAGAAAAATGGGGAAGACGTATTCGCGCTTATCGAAAGCTGAAGGGTTTTACACAGGAACGCTTCGCTAAAGAGCTAGGTGTATCGGTTTCCATCCTTGGAGAAATTGAACGAGGCAACAGGATGCCTGATGAAAGAATGATTGTCAATATTGCAGAATTCCTGGGTGTCGAAATAGATGAATTAACCCCGCAGTAG
- the dusB gene encoding tRNA dihydrouridine synthase DusB, whose translation MLKIGDIEMKNQVVLAPMAGICNSAFRLTVKEFGAGLVCAEMVSDKGIVSQNNRTLDMLYIDEREKPLSLQIFGGEKEMLVQAAQYVDKNTNADIIDINMGCPVPKITKCDAGAKWLLDPNKIYEMVAAVVDAVDKPVTVKMRMGWDDEHIFAIENARAVERAGGSAVALHGRTRIQMYEGTANWDIIRDVKQAVNIPVIGNGDVQTPQDARRMLEETGADGVMIGRAALGNPWMIYRTVNYLETGELMGEPSAREKIDVSILHLDRLIALKNEHIAVREMRKHAAWYLKGIRGNATVRNGINECSKRDELVSLLKNFADEVEAKEQLANQVG comes from the coding sequence ATGCTTAAGATTGGCGATATTGAAATGAAGAACCAGGTTGTCCTTGCGCCAATGGCCGGCATCTGTAACTCAGCGTTCCGCCTGACCGTCAAAGAATTCGGCGCAGGACTTGTATGTGCTGAAATGGTCAGCGACAAAGGCATTGTTTCTCAAAACAATCGAACACTCGACATGTTATATATAGATGAACGGGAAAAGCCGCTCAGCCTGCAGATTTTTGGCGGTGAAAAAGAAATGCTTGTCCAGGCGGCGCAATACGTAGACAAAAATACGAATGCCGATATCATTGATATCAATATGGGATGTCCAGTACCGAAGATCACAAAATGTGACGCAGGTGCGAAATGGTTGCTTGACCCCAACAAAATCTATGAAATGGTAGCAGCAGTCGTAGATGCAGTTGATAAGCCAGTTACGGTGAAAATGCGCATGGGCTGGGATGACGAACATATTTTCGCCATCGAGAATGCCCGAGCTGTAGAACGTGCAGGAGGAAGTGCAGTAGCCCTTCACGGCCGTACACGTATTCAGATGTATGAAGGAACAGCGAACTGGGATATCATTCGGGATGTGAAGCAGGCAGTCAATATTCCTGTGATTGGGAATGGGGATGTACAGACTCCTCAGGATGCCAGGAGAATGCTTGAAGAAACAGGTGCGGATGGAGTCATGATCGGACGAGCTGCACTCGGTAATCCATGGATGATCTACCGTACGGTAAACTACCTGGAAACAGGTGAATTAATGGGTGAACCAAGCGCACGCGAAAAAATCGATGTCAGCATCCTGCACCTTGACCGCTTGATTGCTTTAAAGAATGAACACATTGCCGTCCGCGAAATGCGCAAGCATGCTGCGTGGTACCTGAAGGGAATCCGCGGCAACGCAACTGTCCGTAACGGCATCAATGAATGCTCTAAAAGAGACGAACTAGTCAGCTTGCTGAAAAACTTTGCGGATGAAGTGGAAGCAAAAGAGCAATTAGCCAACCAGGTTGGATAA
- the lysS gene encoding lysine--tRNA ligase has translation MSHEELNDQLRVRRDKMNSLRDKGMDPFGKRFERTHLTEELISEYGELEKEEIEAKSVSVKIAGRIMTKRGKGKAGFAHIQDLAGQIQIYVRQDAVGEEQYEVFDSADLGDIIGVEGTLFKTKVGELSIKAQEFVFLTKALRPLPEKFHGLKDVEQRYRQRYLDLITSNDSKTTFINRSRIIQSMRRYLDGQGYLEVETPLMHSIAGGASARPFITHHNALDMQLYMRIAIELHLKRLIVGGLEKVYEIGRVFRNEGVSTRHNPEFTMLELYEAYADWRDIMSLTENMVAYIAQDVLGTTTIHYGEYEIDLKPEWKRVHMVDAIKEYTGVDFWPQMSTEEARALAKEHGVEITEHMQYGHIVNEFFEQKVEEHLIQPTFIYGHPVDISPLAKKNDDDSRFTDRFELFIVAREHANAFTELNDPIDQRERFEAQLKEKEQGNDEAHEMDDDFIEALEYGMPPTGGLGIGIDRLVMLLTNSPSIRDVLLFPLMRHR, from the coding sequence ATGAGTCATGAAGAATTGAATGACCAGCTCAGAGTCAGAAGGGACAAGATGAATTCATTGCGTGACAAAGGCATGGATCCATTCGGAAAACGTTTTGAGCGTACTCATCTGACAGAAGAACTAATTAGTGAATATGGCGAACTGGAAAAGGAAGAGATCGAAGCGAAGAGCGTTTCGGTGAAGATAGCTGGACGGATCATGACGAAGCGTGGAAAAGGAAAAGCTGGATTCGCGCATATCCAAGACCTTGCTGGCCAGATCCAGATTTATGTACGCCAGGATGCAGTCGGTGAAGAACAATACGAAGTATTTGATTCAGCTGACCTCGGTGACATTATCGGTGTCGAAGGAACGCTATTCAAAACAAAGGTTGGCGAGCTTTCAATCAAGGCTCAAGAATTTGTGTTCTTAACAAAGGCACTGCGCCCGCTTCCTGAAAAGTTCCACGGACTGAAGGATGTCGAGCAGCGCTATCGCCAGCGTTACCTTGACCTGATTACAAGCAACGACAGCAAGACGACTTTCATCAACCGAAGCCGTATCATCCAATCGATGCGCCGCTATCTTGATGGACAGGGTTATCTAGAAGTTGAAACGCCATTGATGCACTCCATCGCTGGCGGAGCTTCTGCACGTCCGTTCATCACGCATCATAACGCGCTTGATATGCAGCTATACATGCGAATCGCAATCGAACTACACTTAAAGCGCCTGATTGTCGGCGGTCTAGAAAAAGTATATGAGATCGGCCGTGTATTCCGTAATGAAGGTGTATCGACAAGACACAATCCGGAATTCACCATGCTTGAGCTTTATGAGGCATATGCTGATTGGAGAGACATCATGTCCCTTACTGAGAACATGGTTGCGTACATCGCTCAGGATGTTCTCGGAACAACAACAATCCATTATGGCGAGTATGAAATCGATCTTAAGCCAGAGTGGAAGAGAGTCCATATGGTAGATGCAATCAAGGAATATACAGGAGTGGACTTCTGGCCGCAAATGAGCACTGAAGAAGCTCGTGCGCTTGCGAAGGAACACGGAGTGGAAATCACCGAGCATATGCAATATGGCCACATCGTCAATGAATTCTTCGAGCAAAAGGTAGAAGAGCATCTAATCCAGCCAACATTCATCTACGGCCATCCGGTTGATATTTCTCCTTTGGCTAAAAAGAATGATGATGATTCTCGCTTCACTGACCGTTTTGAATTATTCATCGTAGCAAGGGAGCATGCAAATGCATTTACCGAGCTGAACGATCCAATCGACCAAAGAGAGCGATTTGAAGCACAGTTAAAAGAAAAAGAACAAGGAAACGATGAAGCACACGAAATGGATGATGATTTCATCGAAGCTTTAGAATATGGTATGCCTCCAACAGGCGGACTGGGGATCGGAATTGACCGACTGGTTATGCTACTGACTAATTCACCATCCATCAGGGATGTACTATTATTCCCGTTGATGCGTCACCGTTAA